A genomic region of Arvicola amphibius chromosome 7, mArvAmp1.2, whole genome shotgun sequence contains the following coding sequences:
- the LOC119819434 gene encoding 40S ribosomal protein S29-like produces the protein MGHQQLYWSHPRKFRQGSGSCCVCSNRHGLICKYGLNMCRQCFRQYAKDIGFIKLD, from the coding sequence ATGGGTCACCAGCAGCTCTACTGGAGTCACCCGCGGAAGTTCCGCCAGGGATCCGGCTCCTGCTGTGTCTGCTCAAACCGCCACGGTCTGATCTGCAAATATGGGCTGAACATGTGCCGCCAGTGTTTCCGGCAGTACGCGAAGGACATCGGCTTCATTAAGTTGGACTAA